One genomic segment of Pelagerythrobacter marensis includes these proteins:
- the alr gene encoding alanine racemase → MPDLPPPSLRLELDTQALAANWRALDGLSGTARAGAAVKADGYGLGAGAVAKTLKDAGAHDFFVAHWSEVADVVHHVDPAQIAVLHGPVRPQDVHYARAIGVKPVINSVEQAQRWREGGGGPCDLMVDTGINRLGVSLRDLGDGAIAALDVDILMSHLASADENSALNPLQLERFQAACAALPARRRSLANSAGIGLGRDYAFDLTRPGLSLYGGVPRGELADHVLQVAFPQAAVIQVRTLSPGDSVGYNATFTARAEMRTGIVSLGYADGFLRCRGPAGALRFEGAELPLLGKVSMDMVVVDLTAAPQVKEGDWLDVPFALPETARARGLSQYELLTTLGRRFRR, encoded by the coding sequence GGCGCTTGCCGCGAACTGGCGTGCTCTCGACGGGCTGTCGGGCACGGCGAGGGCCGGGGCGGCGGTCAAGGCCGACGGTTACGGCCTGGGCGCCGGAGCCGTCGCGAAGACTTTGAAAGATGCGGGTGCGCACGACTTTTTCGTCGCCCACTGGTCCGAAGTTGCGGATGTGGTGCACCATGTCGATCCGGCGCAGATCGCCGTGCTGCATGGACCGGTTCGGCCCCAGGATGTGCATTATGCAAGGGCGATCGGCGTCAAGCCGGTGATCAACAGCGTCGAACAGGCCCAGCGCTGGCGCGAGGGCGGCGGCGGGCCCTGCGATCTCATGGTGGATACGGGGATCAACCGTCTCGGTGTGTCGCTCCGCGATCTTGGCGACGGCGCAATCGCTGCGCTGGATGTCGACATCCTGATGTCGCACCTCGCTTCGGCAGACGAAAACAGCGCCTTGAACCCGTTGCAGCTCGAACGCTTTCAGGCAGCTTGTGCCGCCCTGCCGGCGCGGCGGAGAAGCCTTGCCAACAGCGCGGGTATCGGACTTGGCCGGGACTATGCGTTCGACCTCACTCGCCCCGGTCTCTCGCTCTACGGCGGGGTGCCCCGCGGGGAACTGGCGGACCACGTGCTGCAGGTGGCTTTCCCGCAGGCCGCGGTAATACAGGTGCGCACGCTCTCACCCGGCGACAGTGTCGGTTACAACGCGACATTCACTGCACGAGCGGAGATGCGGACGGGCATCGTCTCGCTGGGCTACGCCGACGGATTTTTGCGTTGCCGCGGTCCGGCGGGCGCTCTCCGGTTCGAAGGGGCGGAGCTGCCGCTGCTGGGCAAGGTTTCGATGGATATGGTGGTCGTCGATCTCACCGCCGCGCCGCAGGTGAAGGAAGGCGACTGGCTGGACGTACCGTTCGCCTTGCCGGAGACTGCGCGGGCCCGCGGGCTGTCGCAGTACGAACTGCTTACCACCCTGGGGCGCCGTTTCCGCCGCTAG
- a CDS encoding M20/M25/M40 family metallo-hydrolase — MRKLVPFVALLLAAPLSAQDHPADSVSEERLRSDVEKLVSFGTRHTMSAQDDPERGIGAAVDWGLAEFERISARCGGCLTVVAPERMVEGNRIPRPTRLRNAVAIQRGTERPDEVVIVQGHIDSRVSDVMDFTSDAPGANDDASGTALVIEAARVLSQRQYPTTIVYALLSGEEQGLYGGRLLADYAKEQGWTVKAVLNNDIVGGTCGSDGYCDDGHVRVFSEGPRADLTASIRADQRRNGGENDSPARNLSRWLDTLAEQTPEGLDVRQIWRTDRMGRGGDQIPFLEQGYPAIRFSVAVEDYDHQHQDLRTEDGVVYGDTVDEMNFPYLAKVTRLNVRALDKLAHAPLPPAPSAEAAVQTFTALSWDEVPGATGYTIWHRRTDEPYWRDEPLIANVVATSARLEGVRGDDWIFGVSARAADGSMSPVASAVPAGAFAPIPAAEDDSD; from the coding sequence ATGCGCAAACTCGTCCCGTTCGTCGCCCTCCTGCTCGCCGCCCCGCTGAGCGCGCAGGACCATCCCGCCGACAGCGTTTCGGAAGAGCGCCTGCGCAGCGATGTGGAAAAGCTGGTGAGCTTCGGCACGCGGCATACGATGTCGGCGCAGGACGATCCCGAACGCGGCATCGGTGCTGCGGTCGATTGGGGGCTCGCGGAATTCGAACGGATTTCGGCCCGCTGCGGCGGCTGCCTGACGGTGGTCGCGCCCGAACGCATGGTGGAAGGCAATCGCATCCCGCGCCCGACCCGCCTGCGCAACGCCGTGGCGATACAGCGCGGGACGGAGCGGCCGGACGAGGTGGTAATCGTTCAGGGCCATATCGACAGCCGGGTCAGCGACGTGATGGATTTCACCAGCGACGCCCCCGGTGCGAACGACGATGCTTCGGGCACTGCCCTGGTCATCGAAGCGGCAAGGGTGCTCTCGCAACGCCAGTATCCGACGACCATCGTTTACGCCCTGCTCTCGGGTGAGGAGCAGGGCCTCTACGGCGGCCGCCTGCTTGCAGACTATGCGAAAGAGCAGGGCTGGACGGTCAAGGCCGTGCTCAACAACGACATCGTCGGCGGAACCTGCGGGTCGGACGGCTATTGCGACGATGGCCATGTCCGTGTCTTTTCCGAAGGCCCGCGGGCCGATCTGACCGCTTCGATCCGGGCCGATCAGCGGCGCAATGGCGGGGAAAACGACAGCCCGGCGCGCAACCTTTCACGCTGGCTGGATACATTGGCGGAACAAACGCCCGAAGGGCTCGATGTTCGCCAGATCTGGCGGACCGACCGGATGGGGCGCGGCGGGGATCAGATCCCCTTTCTGGAGCAGGGATATCCCGCCATCCGTTTTTCCGTCGCGGTCGAGGATTACGATCACCAGCACCAGGATCTGCGGACCGAAGACGGCGTTGTTTATGGCGACACCGTGGACGAGATGAATTTCCCCTACCTCGCCAAAGTCACGCGGCTGAACGTTCGCGCGCTCGACAAACTGGCCCATGCGCCGCTGCCGCCGGCACCGAGTGCGGAAGCGGCAGTGCAGACGTTCACCGCGCTATCCTGGGACGAGGTGCCGGGCGCCACCGGCTACACCATCTGGCATCGCCGCACCGATGAACCCTATTGGCGCGACGAGCCCCTGATCGCGAACGTCGTCGCCACCAGTGCCAGGCTGGAGGGTGTGCGGGGCGACGACTGGATATTCGGGGTCAGCGCACGGGCCGCGGACGGTTCGATGAGCCCGGTGGCCAGCGCCGTTCCCGCCGGCGCCTTCGCCCCCATTCCTGCGGCAGAGGATGACAGCGACTGA
- a CDS encoding aminoacyl--tRNA ligase-related protein: MSKIRHALNTRRADDFAQWYQEVISAADMAEESGVRGCMVIKPWGYGIWERIQRLLDARIKATGHDNCYFPIFIPLSNFEREAEHVEGFAKEMAVVTHHRLIADGEGGLIPDPEAKLEEPLVVRPTSETIIGDAMARWVQSWRDLPLKLNQWANVVRWEMRTRMFLRTSEFLWQEGHTAHENADDAKAHTLRMLEVYRAHAEEDLAMPVVAGEKPEHERFPGAVETWSIEAMMQDGKALQAGTSHYLGTNFAQAAGIRYQSREGAQELCHTTSWGVSTRLVGGMIMTHGDDDGLRVPPRLAPWQVVILPMLREDDGDAALLEYCERLRSSLGAQWACGEPLRILLDDKPGKAAAKRWDWVRKGAPVIVEVGGRDMDGGVVSLLRRDNLWGENGKPAFQTPTIEDAGQAIPAMLEEIQQALFAEAAQRRDANVKRGVSTMAEIEDFFATNDRYPGWVEVQWSRPTGAALDKVVEDLKALKLTVRNVPIGAEEVDGACAFTGDPAVERVLIGKAY; this comes from the coding sequence GTGTCCAAGATCCGCCATGCGCTGAACACCCGGCGCGCAGACGATTTCGCCCAGTGGTATCAGGAAGTGATCTCCGCCGCCGACATGGCCGAGGAATCGGGCGTGCGTGGGTGCATGGTGATCAAGCCGTGGGGCTACGGCATCTGGGAACGGATTCAGCGGCTGCTGGATGCGAGGATCAAGGCCACCGGCCACGACAATTGCTATTTCCCGATTTTCATCCCGCTTTCGAACTTCGAGCGTGAGGCCGAGCATGTCGAAGGTTTCGCCAAGGAAATGGCGGTGGTCACCCATCACCGCCTGATCGCGGATGGCGAAGGTGGCCTGATCCCCGACCCCGAGGCGAAGCTGGAAGAGCCGCTGGTCGTCCGCCCCACGTCGGAAACGATCATTGGCGACGCGATGGCCCGCTGGGTGCAATCGTGGCGCGATCTCCCGCTCAAGCTGAACCAGTGGGCCAATGTCGTGCGCTGGGAAATGCGGACGCGGATGTTCCTGCGCACCAGCGAATTCCTCTGGCAGGAAGGGCACACGGCGCACGAGAACGCCGATGATGCGAAGGCGCACACGCTGCGGATGCTCGAAGTCTATCGCGCCCATGCCGAAGAAGATCTGGCGATGCCCGTGGTTGCTGGCGAAAAGCCGGAGCACGAGCGTTTCCCCGGGGCGGTGGAGACATGGTCGATCGAGGCGATGATGCAGGATGGCAAGGCGCTGCAGGCCGGCACCAGCCATTACCTCGGCACCAATTTCGCGCAGGCCGCCGGTATCCGCTACCAGAGCCGCGAAGGCGCGCAGGAGCTATGCCACACGACCAGCTGGGGCGTATCGACGCGGCTCGTCGGCGGCATGATCATGACGCATGGCGACGACGATGGGCTGCGGGTTCCCCCCAGGCTGGCGCCTTGGCAGGTCGTGATCCTGCCAATGCTGCGCGAGGATGATGGCGACGCTGCGCTGCTGGAATATTGCGAGCGGCTGCGTTCTTCGCTGGGCGCGCAATGGGCATGCGGCGAGCCGCTGCGCATTCTGCTCGACGACAAGCCGGGCAAAGCCGCCGCCAAGCGGTGGGACTGGGTGCGCAAGGGTGCTCCGGTCATCGTCGAAGTCGGTGGGCGCGATATGGACGGGGGCGTCGTCAGCCTGCTGCGTCGCGACAATCTGTGGGGCGAAAACGGCAAGCCGGCCTTCCAGACCCCGACGATCGAGGACGCAGGCCAGGCGATCCCTGCGATGCTGGAGGAAATTCAGCAGGCGCTGTTTGCCGAAGCGGCCCAGCGGCGTGATGCGAACGTGAAGCGCGGGGTCTCGACGATGGCCGAGATCGAAGATTTCTTCGCGACGAACGATCGCTACCCCGGGTGGGTCGAAGTGCAATGGTCGCGGCCGACGGGCGCTGCGCTGGACAAGGTCGTCGAGGATCTGAAGGCTCTCAAGCTGACGGTTCGCAATGTCCCGATCGGCGCGGAAGAGGTTGACGGCGCTTGCGCGTTCACTGGCGACCCGGCGGTTGAGCGGGTGTTGATCGGCAAAGCTTACTGA
- the phaR gene encoding polyhydroxyalkanoate synthesis repressor PhaR, translated as MARTQGNPDDPITIKKYANRRLYNTGTSSYITLDDLARMTREDVQFKVVDAKTGDDITHSILTQIIMEEESSGGEQMLPVSFLRDLISMYGNSMQAMMPGYLEASMANFRKNQTKLQEAFRDGMGSSPFAKIAETNMAMMRAATEAFMPGAAEAEETPAPPRQESEIAALREQMAAMQKKLDELGK; from the coding sequence ATGGCCAGAACCCAGGGTAATCCCGACGATCCGATCACTATCAAGAAGTACGCGAACCGGCGTCTCTACAACACGGGAACGTCCAGCTACATCACGCTGGACGATCTCGCGCGGATGACGCGGGAGGATGTGCAGTTCAAGGTCGTCGATGCGAAGACGGGCGACGATATCACGCACTCGATCCTGACGCAGATCATCATGGAAGAGGAATCGAGCGGCGGGGAACAGATGTTGCCGGTCAGCTTCCTGCGCGATCTGATTTCGATGTACGGCAATTCGATGCAGGCGATGATGCCCGGCTACCTCGAAGCGAGCATGGCGAATTTCCGCAAGAACCAGACCAAGCTGCAGGAGGCGTTTCGCGACGGAATGGGCAGCAGCCCCTTCGCCAAGATCGCGGAAACGAACATGGCCATGATGCGCGCGGCGACCGAAGCCTTCATGCCCGGCGCGGCGGAGGCGGAGGAAACCCCGGCACCGCCCAGGCAGGAATCGGAAATCGCCGCCCTTCGCGAACAGATGGCGGCAATGCAGAAAAAGCTGGACGAGTTGGGCAAGTAG